A single Prochlorococcus marinus XMU1410 DNA region contains:
- a CDS encoding UvrD-helicase domain-containing protein — MDINQIKLDNKFKLLEASAGTGKSFTLAHIVLRNVLEKKVQPDEILLLSFTKNTCSELRDKILSRFHNLKLYLQSNNESKIDNTLKDWYLNFKDKDKSKEKIISEIDNFINQFYKLNVTTFHAFCNNIIDEYSIEIGVTQDSNIENNIDNLYKDVIDNLWIDDFLNLNHELISAVNKKKISSRFGSRINKSFFIEILKNIDQENICKLQINNKYKIIDLNNYFNEFFYLNWNEFCFEWNKKGKELFLKLIELGKLIKESGGKSQIYAAKPRNDKFNQINCWIEEINKRLNSKNVIDFIYDISKDDLLSKYFYIENISKEINKHKLKLDFTKFNLLQEKIYKIKEGFFTEFVRIFTQLAYIKLIELKKSSSIFNFNDLIKTVENTFLDSEIGNSNTLSKIQKRFKCVLVDEFQDTDITQWNLIKKFFNTKNHFLLCVGDPKQAIYKFRGGDIETYLDARSNAIEVFSLTDNYRSSKKLIDVLNKLYKNGLKQSQLNYSKLTSRINENINPEFKFKDVFEIVEFSKKETDIEDLVTHYIVNFILNNKEIDINKIAILTLNNSQCLDFKKKLNQFNLPCKIQNKQNIFDTEASSLLFLLIECLLNPRSLKNITLLASSKFIEIKLEDLLDHGISNNLEILINKCITWSQELREKGFLNVVNELLINYKSSSIIQDSDLNSNLFQLSEIVEIELINNDFDLNIVFNWYKNQLDHILRISTGDDFLTKDYNLKNGINLSTIHSSKGLEFEIVLCPYLSIISNKSNKIKGPLWKSNIDRNIYVNISNSYAKVEKFKLIEEEDLFKESERLIYVALTRSKYKLIVFNDLEDTNNILNNDLLNNLENINIYKPTFEVRIEKEKIKEIFSKFQTNRLNNNLWKIDNVNEKISNIFNSDQFISYSSYSSWIRKDKNIDAVINQYKDYEDNISIIKDSNFKNSKNYPNYFSYPNPLSEFPKGTIAGTCLHKIIERFEFRNDNNQELIDLIIEELNFHQIDTSLAFKVKDAILRIINISLGRELQNKKLVDIPNEYLIKELKYDLTLSYEGRSINSNDISNCFFLDQEYEFGEEYANKINDLQIMNKGFHSGCIDCVFPVGNKLEDSKWWVIDWKSNLISGSDNSDCLPRNYNYENMRNEMIKHHYPLQSHLYLLALHRLLKWRLKNYQPHKHLGGYIYLFLKGLPDFKLFEKSRSEDISPGIFISKAPLKRINYLDNLF, encoded by the coding sequence ATGGATATTAATCAAATTAAATTAGATAATAAGTTTAAATTATTAGAAGCAAGTGCAGGAACTGGTAAAAGTTTTACTTTGGCTCACATAGTTTTAAGAAATGTTTTGGAAAAAAAAGTTCAACCAGATGAGATACTACTGCTAAGTTTTACAAAAAATACTTGTTCTGAATTAAGAGATAAAATACTCTCGAGATTTCATAATTTAAAATTATATTTGCAAAGTAATAATGAAAGTAAGATAGATAATACTCTTAAGGATTGGTATCTAAATTTTAAGGATAAAGATAAATCTAAGGAAAAAATAATTTCCGAAATTGATAATTTTATAAATCAATTCTATAAGTTAAATGTAACTACTTTCCATGCTTTTTGTAATAACATTATTGATGAATATAGTATTGAAATAGGTGTAACACAAGATTCAAATATTGAGAATAATATTGATAATTTGTATAAAGATGTAATAGATAATTTGTGGATTGATGATTTTCTGAATCTTAATCATGAGCTTATTTCAGCAGTCAACAAAAAAAAAATAAGTTCTAGATTTGGAAGTAGGATCAATAAGTCATTTTTTATAGAAATTTTAAAAAATATAGATCAAGAAAATATCTGTAAATTGCAAATAAATAATAAATATAAGATTATTGATTTAAATAATTATTTTAATGAATTTTTTTATTTAAATTGGAACGAGTTTTGTTTTGAATGGAATAAGAAAGGTAAGGAATTATTTTTAAAACTCATAGAGTTGGGAAAATTAATTAAGGAGAGTGGTGGAAAAAGTCAAATATATGCTGCAAAACCAAGAAATGATAAGTTCAATCAAATAAATTGTTGGATTGAAGAGATTAACAAAAGGCTTAATTCTAAAAATGTTATTGATTTTATATATGATATCTCTAAGGATGATCTTTTATCTAAATATTTTTACATTGAAAATATATCTAAAGAAATTAATAAACATAAGCTAAAATTAGATTTTACTAAATTTAATTTATTACAAGAAAAAATTTATAAAATAAAAGAAGGTTTCTTTACTGAATTTGTAAGAATATTTACCCAATTAGCTTATATAAAATTAATTGAATTAAAGAAAAGTTCTTCTATTTTCAACTTCAATGACCTTATAAAGACTGTAGAAAATACATTTCTAGATTCGGAAATTGGTAATAGTAATACTTTATCTAAAATTCAAAAAAGGTTTAAATGTGTCTTAGTTGATGAGTTCCAAGATACAGACATTACTCAGTGGAATTTAATAAAAAAGTTCTTTAATACAAAAAATCATTTTTTACTTTGCGTAGGTGATCCAAAACAAGCGATTTACAAATTTAGAGGTGGAGATATTGAAACTTACTTAGATGCAAGATCTAATGCAATCGAAGTTTTTAGTCTTACAGATAACTACAGATCCTCAAAAAAGTTAATTGATGTTCTTAATAAACTTTATAAGAATGGACTTAAACAATCACAACTAAACTATAGTAAATTAACCTCAAGAATTAATGAAAATATTAATCCTGAATTTAAATTTAAGGATGTATTTGAAATTGTAGAATTTTCAAAAAAAGAGACTGATATAGAGGATCTTGTAACTCATTACATAGTTAACTTTATTTTAAATAATAAAGAAATTGATATTAATAAAATTGCGATTCTTACATTAAATAATTCACAATGCTTAGATTTTAAAAAAAAATTAAATCAGTTTAATCTCCCATGCAAAATTCAAAATAAACAAAATATTTTTGATACAGAAGCAAGTTCTCTACTATTTTTATTAATTGAATGTTTATTAAATCCGAGGTCTTTAAAAAATATAACTTTGCTTGCAAGTTCAAAGTTTATAGAAATAAAATTAGAAGATTTACTTGATCATGGAATTAGTAATAATTTAGAAATTTTAATTAATAAATGCATTACTTGGTCCCAAGAACTAAGAGAAAAAGGTTTTTTAAACGTTGTTAATGAACTACTTATAAATTACAAGTCATCCTCGATTATTCAAGATTCAGATTTAAATTCAAATTTATTTCAACTTTCAGAAATTGTTGAAATAGAATTAATAAATAATGATTTTGATCTCAATATAGTCTTCAACTGGTATAAAAATCAGTTAGATCATATTTTAAGAATTTCTACTGGAGATGATTTTTTGACGAAAGATTATAATCTTAAAAATGGAATAAATCTTTCTACTATTCATAGTAGTAAGGGCCTTGAATTTGAAATAGTCTTATGTCCATATCTCTCAATTATTTCAAATAAGTCAAATAAAATTAAAGGCCCTCTTTGGAAATCAAATATTGACAGAAATATATACGTTAATATTTCTAATAGTTACGCGAAGGTTGAAAAATTTAAATTAATAGAAGAAGAAGATTTATTTAAAGAGAGTGAGAGGTTAATTTATGTAGCACTTACAAGGAGCAAATACAAACTTATTGTTTTTAATGATTTAGAAGATACAAATAATATTTTAAATAATGATTTACTTAATAATTTGGAAAATATCAATATTTATAAGCCTACTTTTGAAGTAAGGATAGAAAAAGAGAAAATAAAAGAAATTTTTTCTAAGTTCCAAACCAATCGATTGAATAATAATCTTTGGAAAATCGATAACGTTAATGAAAAAATATCTAATATATTTAATTCTGATCAATTTATTTCTTATTCAAGTTATTCTTCTTGGATACGTAAAGATAAAAATATTGATGCAGTCATTAATCAATATAAGGATTATGAAGATAATATATCAATTATCAAAGATTCTAATTTTAAGAATTCAAAGAATTATCCTAATTATTTTTCTTATCCAAATCCCTTAAGTGAATTTCCAAAAGGAACTATTGCTGGGACTTGCCTTCACAAAATAATAGAAAGATTTGAATTTAGAAACGATAATAATCAAGAATTAATTGATTTAATTATTGAGGAATTGAACTTTCATCAAATCGATACTTCTTTGGCTTTTAAAGTAAAAGATGCGATTTTAAGAATCATAAATATATCTTTAGGAAGAGAATTACAAAATAAGAAACTAGTTGATATTCCAAATGAATACTTAATTAAGGAACTCAAATATGATTTAACCCTATCTTATGAAGGTAGAAGTATTAATTCTAATGATATATCAAATTGCTTTTTTTTAGATCAGGAATATGAATTTGGTGAAGAATATGCAAATAAAATAAATGATCTTCAAATTATGAATAAAGGTTTTCATTCAGGATGTATTGATTGTGTTTTCCCTGTAGGAAATAAATTAGAAGATAGTAAATGGTGGGTAATTGATTGGAAAAGTAATTTGATTTCTGGTAGTGATAATAGTGATTGTTTACCAAGAAATTATAACTATGAAAACATGAGAAATGAAATGATTAAACATCATTATCCATTGCAATCTCATCTTTATTTATTAGCATTGCATAGATTACTAAAGTGGCGACTTAAAAATTATCAACCACATAAACATCTAGGAGGATATATTTATTTGTTTTTAAAGGGATTACCAGATTTTAAATTATTTGAAAAATCTAGATCTGAAGATATATCTCCAGGTATTTTTATTAGCAAAGCACCTTTAAAAAGAATTAATTATTTAGATAACCTTTTTTAG